From the Pseudodesulfovibrio indicus genome, the window CGTGCAGCCGGAAAAGCTCCCCTTCCCGGACCAGGTCGCCCTGTTCTATCACGCTGGCATCATTGCGGGCGAGGACGGCAGCGCCCTGCACAACGCCATTTGGAGCAAGCCCGGATCGACGTTGATTTGTCTCATGTCGCCCCTGCGCGAAAACGAGATACACCACGCCGTGGCCGAGACCAAGGCGCTCCATTTCCGGCTTCTCAAGGGACGGTTGAACGATGACGTGGCCAAGGGCTTGAAACTGGGTTCCGTGACCCCGGCCGAGGCCCACGTCGCACCATGGACGATTGATCCGAGGGCGCTCAAGGAAGCGCTCACCTGCCGGGATTTCGCATGACCGCCCGCGCGGCGGCGTGGCGGTGAAAACGCAACAACAGGTCGGAGGCTGTACCATGCCGGTTTTCATAAAGGACAACATGTACGTGCTCTATCTCCACGTGCCGAAGACGGGGGGATCGACCATCGTCAGCTTCTTCAAGAGAAACGGATTCGACATCAAGTATCTCGATACCGGCGAGCCGGGGACCATCAACAAGGTCACCCATTGTTCCCCCCAGCACCTCCACTGCGCGGACCTGGCCCGGATTTTCGATTTCTCGAAATTTTCCTTCATATTCACGACGGTGCGCAATCCCATGAACCGGATGAAGAGCGAATACCTGATGCGTAATCGTGGACGGGTGAAAATGGGCTTCGACGACTGGGTGGACGACACCCTGAAAAAATACGGGGAGAACAACTACCTGTTCGACAACCACATCCGTCCGCAGTCCGCATATTACCTAGAGTCGGCCATCATATACCGGCAGGAGGACCGGTACGACGACGTCTGGGCCGAGGACATCGCGGAGCGTATCGGATTCCCGCTCATCGCCCGGGTGCAGAGCTCGCTGGTGCGGAAGAAGATCGACAACGTCACCGTCGACGACGTTGTGCCGGAACCCTCCACCGCGGACAGGATACGGGAATTCTACAAAGAGGACTTCGCACTTTTCGAATACGCCTAGGCCGCGGCGCGAAGAAGCCGCGCACGTCCCTGCAGGGAGTGCGGGAAAGCCGGGCAGCCGACGATACAGGAGAACGATGATGCAGACATTCAACGAGATAGTGGACCGCTTCGCCCGGGCCATCCCCGATTTCAGCTTCGTGGTCATCGGGGCAAACGACGGGATGGCCAGGGTGGACATGTTCTCCATCGATGTCGAAGGGTATGACTTCAACATCATCAAGATGATCGATTTCGAACGCGGCAAGCTGGGGGAGCAGAAGCAGCTGTGCGAGCGGCTGCTGCGGGCCCATGGCTACCAGCTGCACCACCACGGGCTGGACACGCTGGCCTATCTGGATTCACGGGAGGATTGATACATGAGCGACATCACACAGCGCCCCGTCATCATGCTGGGATGCCAGCGTTCCGGCACCACGTACCTGGCCAAGGTCCTCGGCCTCCACGAGAAGGGCTTCTTCTGGAGCGAGGCCACGGTGTTCCGGTACATGGTCCTGTTCTTCTGGAACTACATCCGTGACCGGGGGTCCTTCCGCCAGCCCAGGTTCATGGAGGTCCTCCACATGCTCAAGGCCCCGCGCGGCATGCCCATCGACGCGCAGGGGGAGAAGATCCTGGCCAGCTTCGAGCGGACGCTCCTCGGCTACTTCAACGACGGGCGTCTCGAGGCATGGGCGGACAAGGGCCAAAAGCGGGAATTTCTCCAGGCGCTGTCCTACGACACCATGACCCTCGGCGCGTCCGAGGTGGCCTACTGGGGGGACAAGTACCCGGAATACGTGTTCCAGATCCCCGAACTCGTGGACCTGTTCCCCGAGGCGCGGTTCGTCTTCGTCATCCGCAACCCCTATGCCGTGGCCGAATCCCTGGTCCGGCACCTCAACCCCAGGGACCGGGTGGCGGGCGGCATGCGCTTCACCCTCAAGGACTGCTGGGACCAGTGGTTCGACTGGAACCGCGTCTGGATCGAGAACCACGAGCTGATCCCGGCCGAGAACCGGTTCGTGATCCGCTACGAGGAGTTCCTGCTGGATACAGGACGCGTCATGGGGGACCTCTCGGCCTTCATGGACGTGGACCTGACGGCCTCGCCCGGCATCCGAGGCGAGCTGAAGGCGATCCAGCCGCACAACCTGGACAAGTGGAAGAAGACCGACGTGTACGAGCAGCTCAGACACATGCCGGTGGCCCCCGACCAGGTGAAGGTCTTCGACTATTACGGCGGGTTGTGATGCACATCGTCCTCCTGACCAGCGAACAGGCCAACGCGAGGGAGCGCATCC encodes:
- a CDS encoding sulfotransferase family 2 domain-containing protein — its product is MPVFIKDNMYVLYLHVPKTGGSTIVSFFKRNGFDIKYLDTGEPGTINKVTHCSPQHLHCADLARIFDFSKFSFIFTTVRNPMNRMKSEYLMRNRGRVKMGFDDWVDDTLKKYGENNYLFDNHIRPQSAYYLESAIIYRQEDRYDDVWAEDIAERIGFPLIARVQSSLVRKKIDNVTVDDVVPEPSTADRIREFYKEDFALFEYA
- a CDS encoding sulfotransferase family protein translates to MSDITQRPVIMLGCQRSGTTYLAKVLGLHEKGFFWSEATVFRYMVLFFWNYIRDRGSFRQPRFMEVLHMLKAPRGMPIDAQGEKILASFERTLLGYFNDGRLEAWADKGQKREFLQALSYDTMTLGASEVAYWGDKYPEYVFQIPELVDLFPEARFVFVIRNPYAVAESLVRHLNPRDRVAGGMRFTLKDCWDQWFDWNRVWIENHELIPAENRFVIRYEEFLLDTGRVMGDLSAFMDVDLTASPGIRGELKAIQPHNLDKWKKTDVYEQLRHMPVAPDQVKVFDYYGGL